In Candidatus Defluviibacterium haderslevense, the following are encoded in one genomic region:
- a CDS encoding FKBP-type peptidyl-prolyl cis-trans isomerase, producing the protein MKANFFYMLCFLIVGTWACKNAGSSKISINGHKYTLTKDEPGVNAKEGDYVYFKYKVRAKDSVVFNSEVQTPVVKFKMPKIEKSDPKASQPIMEILANMSKGDEGTITHVIDEELKKQIGMPGVNELFYDVVLVDVKSEEEFNKEKAEEDKVLQEKIASSQALVADIDKNIKQTILDFKTGKNKADVVTTASGLKYIIHQAGTGEKPNSGQMVGVNYYGTLMDGTRFDDSWSRGQDFSFPVGQSQVIKGWDEGVMNFPVGTKATLFIPYALAYGEAGSPPTIPAKSDLVFYIEVNSIK; encoded by the coding sequence ATGAAAGCAAATTTTTTTTACATGTTGTGTTTCCTCATCGTAGGAACTTGGGCTTGCAAAAATGCAGGTTCATCAAAAATATCTATCAATGGACATAAATATACCCTCACTAAAGATGAGCCGGGTGTAAATGCCAAAGAGGGAGATTATGTTTATTTCAAATACAAAGTAAGAGCTAAGGATTCTGTTGTATTTAACTCTGAGGTACAAACTCCAGTTGTGAAATTCAAGATGCCAAAAATTGAAAAATCAGATCCAAAAGCATCTCAACCTATTATGGAGATTTTGGCCAATATGTCTAAAGGCGATGAAGGTACCATTACACATGTAATTGACGAAGAGTTAAAAAAACAAATTGGTATGCCAGGTGTCAATGAATTGTTTTATGATGTAGTATTGGTAGATGTTAAGAGTGAAGAAGAATTCAATAAGGAAAAAGCGGAAGAAGATAAAGTGCTTCAAGAAAAAATAGCAAGTTCTCAAGCTTTGGTTGCAGATATCGATAAAAATATTAAACAAACCATCCTTGATTTTAAAACAGGAAAAAATAAAGCAGATGTAGTAACTACTGCTTCCGGATTAAAATACATCATTCACCAAGCTGGTACAGGTGAGAAACCAAATTCAGGACAAATGGTCGGAGTGAATTATTATGGTACGCTTATGGATGGAACCAGATTTGATGATTCATGGTCTAGAGGACAAGATTTCAGTTTCCCTGTTGGACAAAGTCAAGTTATTAAAGGTTGGGATGAAGGTGTTATGAATTTCCCAGTTGGAACAAAAGCTACATTGTTCATTCCTTATGCATTAGCATACGGAGAAGCTGGTTCCCCTCCTACTATTCCGGCTAAATCGGATTTAGTATTCTATATAGAAGTCAATAGCATTAAGTAA
- a CDS encoding NUDIX domain-containing protein, translating to MSKERQKYEIYINDRLLILMSETELSTISTDQKSLIMPYKGLKKSLFQYMEILEKSSRFEQVILFAADLGLMYDDLKSLLNWVPAAGGIIHNQEKKILMIFRKGLWDLPKGKLDPNEDFPTAGLRECQEETGLNALQLKSKAGTTWHIYRDKKGIRCLKKTKWYHLNLVKDQIPVPQAEENITDIQWFTIEDARRLSPIHKSVTVLLNKI from the coding sequence ATGTCAAAAGAGCGTCAAAAGTACGAAATTTATATAAATGACCGACTTCTAATCTTAATGTCTGAAACAGAATTATCGACCATTTCAACTGATCAAAAAAGCTTGATCATGCCTTACAAGGGCCTTAAAAAAAGTCTTTTTCAATATATGGAAATACTCGAAAAATCAAGCAGATTCGAACAAGTCATCCTTTTTGCGGCCGATTTGGGTTTAATGTATGATGATCTAAAGAGCTTGTTGAACTGGGTGCCAGCAGCAGGAGGAATCATCCATAATCAGGAAAAAAAAATTCTGATGATTTTTCGTAAGGGTCTTTGGGATCTTCCTAAAGGTAAGTTAGATCCTAATGAAGATTTCCCAACTGCAGGATTGAGGGAATGTCAGGAAGAAACAGGTCTTAATGCACTCCAACTCAAATCCAAAGCTGGAACCACATGGCATATCTATAGGGACAAAAAAGGAATCAGATGTCTTAAAAAAACCAAATGGTATCATTTGAATTTGGTTAAAGACCAAATTCCTGTTCCCCAAGCAGAAGAAAACATAACCGACATTCAATGGTTTACTATTGAAGATGCCAGACGATTAAGTCCGATACACAAAAGTGTAACTGTCTTATTAAATAAAATCTAA
- a CDS encoding orotate phosphoribosyltransferase, which produces MSLAKNIADRLLQINAIKLNAPNPFTWASGLRSPIYCDNRLILSYPAARKELILALVRESSCFDGINAIAGVATAGIAWGAYLADRLDLPYCYVRNKPKEHGMKNLIEGKLPENSTVLVIEDLISTGGSSLEAVHALQENEIKVAGVLAIFQYGFLSANEKFKENNIPFRTLTDFPTLLERALYRNDITSLEYDQLSSWNINPKLWSDQFLNHN; this is translated from the coding sequence ATGAGTTTGGCTAAAAACATCGCTGATAGATTGCTGCAAATAAACGCAATTAAATTAAATGCACCTAATCCTTTTACTTGGGCATCTGGGTTAAGAAGTCCCATTTATTGTGATAATAGGCTTATTTTATCATATCCTGCAGCCAGAAAGGAGTTGATATTGGCCTTGGTTCGGGAAAGTAGTTGTTTTGACGGTATCAATGCTATTGCAGGTGTTGCTACAGCAGGTATTGCCTGGGGTGCCTATTTAGCTGATCGATTAGATTTGCCCTATTGTTATGTTCGAAATAAACCCAAGGAACATGGTATGAAAAACCTAATCGAAGGTAAATTGCCTGAAAATAGTACTGTTTTAGTTATTGAAGATCTCATATCTACGGGTGGAAGTTCTTTAGAAGCCGTTCATGCGCTTCAGGAGAATGAAATCAAAGTAGCAGGCGTTTTAGCCATTTTTCAGTACGGTTTTTTATCTGCGAATGAAAAATTTAAAGAAAATAATATCCCATTTCGCACTTTAACGGACTTTCCGACACTTTTGGAACGAGCTTTGTATAGGAATGACATTACTTCCCTTGAATATGATCAATTAAGTTCTTGGAACATTAATCCGAAATTATGGTCAGATCAATTTCTTAACCATAATTAA
- a CDS encoding dihydroorotase, whose translation MLNRTIIKNSILVNEGKSFESDLLICEGRIERIDRDISHPEAYIIEADGLNLIPGCIDDQVHFRDPGLTHKADIATESRAAVAGGITSFMEMPNTIPNTLTKALLEAKYLIAEKKSVANYSFYMGVSHDNLDEILSVNYSNVCGIKVFMGSSTGGMLVDDPHILESLFSKAPTLIATHCEDEKTIKHNLALFEKQFNGSLTADQHPNIRSREACLLSSSFAVSLAKKHNTRLHILHISTADELSLFENITALADKKITSEACVHHLFFDDTSYPTLGNKIKCNPAIKTPVDRKALCQGLTDGILDVVATDHAPHTLDEKSQPYLSAPSGLPLVQHALPMMITLGVENHWDLPFIVQKMAHNPAICFQIANRGFLREGYFADLVILDPHQVQNIKAAQLYYKCGWSPLETYDLRGKIVKTFVNGHLVYDNDHIVAEQTGMRMNFDRK comes from the coding sequence ATGCTAAATCGGACGATAATAAAAAACAGCATTCTCGTAAATGAAGGAAAAAGCTTTGAATCTGACCTTTTGATATGTGAGGGTCGAATTGAAAGAATTGACCGAGATATAAGTCATCCGGAAGCCTATATTATAGAGGCTGATGGATTAAATTTGATACCAGGATGTATCGATGATCAGGTTCATTTCAGAGATCCCGGATTGACCCATAAAGCAGATATTGCAACTGAATCAAGAGCTGCAGTGGCTGGAGGGATAACATCTTTTATGGAAATGCCTAATACGATACCAAATACTTTAACAAAAGCACTTCTTGAAGCTAAATATCTGATAGCAGAAAAAAAATCTGTTGCCAATTATTCCTTCTATATGGGTGTCTCGCATGACAATTTAGACGAAATATTGAGCGTGAATTATTCCAATGTCTGTGGGATTAAAGTATTTATGGGCTCTTCAACAGGAGGCATGTTGGTAGACGATCCTCACATCCTTGAATCCCTGTTTTCCAAGGCACCTACATTGATTGCCACACATTGCGAAGATGAAAAAACTATTAAACATAACTTAGCTCTTTTTGAAAAACAATTTAATGGGAGTCTCACTGCTGATCAACACCCTAACATTAGAAGCAGGGAGGCTTGTCTACTGTCTTCTTCCTTTGCAGTTTCATTGGCTAAAAAGCACAATACGAGACTTCATATTTTGCACATTAGCACTGCTGATGAATTAAGTTTATTTGAAAATATAACAGCATTAGCAGATAAGAAGATAACCTCAGAAGCATGTGTTCATCATTTATTTTTTGATGATACCAGCTATCCTACTTTAGGAAATAAAATCAAATGCAATCCTGCTATTAAAACACCAGTAGATCGAAAAGCACTATGCCAAGGATTAACAGACGGAATACTGGATGTGGTTGCCACTGACCATGCACCCCATACTTTGGACGAAAAATCACAACCTTACCTTTCTGCTCCTTCAGGATTACCCTTAGTTCAACATGCATTGCCTATGATGATAACCCTAGGTGTTGAAAATCATTGGGACCTGCCCTTTATAGTGCAAAAAATGGCACACAATCCCGCTATTTGCTTCCAAATAGCAAATCGCGGATTTCTTCGTGAAGGATATTTTGCGGATCTTGTAATTTTGGATCCACATCAGGTTCAAAACATTAAGGCAGCGCAATTGTATTATAAATGTGGTTGGTCACCTTTGGAAACTTATGATCTCAGAGGAAAGATTGTTAAAACTTTTGTCAATGGACATTTGGTATACGACAATGATCACATTGTTGCTGAACAAACAGGAATGAGAATGAATTTTGACAGAAAATAA
- a CDS encoding bifunctional oligoribonuclease/PAP phosphatase NrnA, with the protein MEGISELSALLEFPKQIAIISHRNPDGDALGSSLALSLYLQSAGHSVRVLMPSDYPINFEWMPQSEEIIIFDTNQVLAEKSVKEAEIIFCLDFNSLERIDKLGLIVLSSTAAKIMVDHHLDPEPFADIIFSRESSSSTAEIIYEILIALGAKKPLSKLVIDCLYTGIMTDTGSFHHATSTNVFKICGELKEQGLDDTRIQELVHNSQPDKYLKLLGHCLHNRLELYPESKFGLIYLTREDYRNYDIQRGDTEGIINYLMMLKSVHVGALVTNQPSIIKLSLRSKGDFSVQRICKEHFNGGGHRNASGGSSKQTLEETINKLKEVVPKYMFVNQ; encoded by the coding sequence ATGGAAGGAATCTCAGAATTAAGCGCTTTACTTGAATTTCCAAAACAAATAGCCATCATTTCACATAGAAATCCTGATGGTGATGCTCTGGGTTCCAGCCTGGCTCTGAGTCTGTATTTACAATCTGCAGGACATTCGGTGAGAGTTCTCATGCCAAGTGACTACCCTATTAATTTCGAATGGATGCCTCAATCCGAAGAAATCATCATTTTCGATACCAACCAGGTTCTTGCCGAAAAATCAGTTAAAGAAGCCGAAATCATATTTTGCCTGGATTTCAATTCTTTAGAACGCATAGATAAGTTAGGACTAATTGTACTTTCCTCTACAGCAGCAAAAATCATGGTGGATCATCATCTGGATCCGGAACCTTTCGCTGATATCATTTTTAGCCGTGAATCTTCCAGTTCAACTGCTGAAATCATTTATGAAATTCTAATTGCCTTAGGGGCTAAAAAACCATTATCAAAATTGGTGATTGACTGCCTCTATACAGGTATTATGACGGATACAGGGTCTTTTCATCATGCTACTTCCACTAATGTTTTCAAAATTTGTGGTGAATTAAAAGAGCAAGGCTTAGACGACACTAGAATACAAGAATTAGTTCACAACAGCCAACCCGATAAATATTTAAAATTATTAGGGCATTGTTTACACAATCGCCTGGAATTATATCCTGAATCAAAATTTGGCCTTATTTATTTGACTCGGGAAGATTATAGAAATTATGATATTCAGCGGGGTGACACTGAAGGTATCATTAATTATTTGATGATGCTAAAAAGTGTTCATGTAGGCGCTTTAGTAACAAATCAACCTTCCATCATAAAATTGTCATTGCGTTCTAAAGGTGATTTTTCTGTTCAACGCATATGTAAAGAACATTTCAATGGTGGCGGGCATCGCAATGCATCAGGAGGATCTTCAAAACAAACTTTAGAAGAAACCATAAACAAACTTAAGGAAGTAGTTCCTAAATATATGTTCGTAAATCAATAA
- a CDS encoding T9SS type A sorting domain-containing protein: protein MRFYTIYFSLILSTIGTSLHSQPLERKDIPFFVNSRQLKYPMTGGINNAQVNQGDLNFDGILDLLVFDKNGNVLMPFIFNGKTGKYNFQPEMGRQFPRVLDWVILKDYNKDGIIDMFSSSFNTQGPAGIEVYKGTNVNGFLQFQIASIGKEKYNILYWPTGGNQYTQIPVDYIDYPSIDDIDQDGDLDILTFTSGGSYVQWFKNISKERGWSLDSLQFILQDECYGRFVENGLSSEIKLSPTSDSCASYFTIPNNQIRHSGSTILSCDLNGDPLRDLLIGDVSNNAMIGLFNGGSSTTAWMNKEDNTWPSNSTPINMNKFNSAFEVDFNLDGHLDILVAPNQRYQSENINNLWYYQNKPINTKPNFTLTQKNLLIEDMLDFGSAAHPCFVDYNQDGLTDLLIGTEGFYSLNNSRDPRLVLFKNIGSIKSPQYELVDSNYINFKQFGEGINGTSNFTPSFGDLDGDGDLDMLTGESQGGFFYSENIAGPGKEFVFKQAIYDYFQLSARSYSVPYLVDLNRDGLTDIVAGSLLSNNDINRVPCGSFYYFQNQGTKNSPLFDPDYYNSPNTNCLGNIILQGVGSKVYSAPMFYDANGKYLMFSGGLLGETSVFSHIEGNLYNKFTIEYLNYGQLREGENTHLSVADIDDDGVLDMVVGNQRGGFSIFSTTYKTDGTIVSSNDVHNNEFKIYPNPAQHTITFECDQNTTSGILKIIDLNGAVISSIAINDLNKKTLDVSNFKSGCYVIKFQSGTQFLVSKFIKI, encoded by the coding sequence ATGAGATTTTATACTATATACTTTTCTTTAATTTTATCAACCATAGGCACAAGCTTACACAGTCAACCTTTGGAACGAAAAGACATACCCTTTTTTGTCAATAGTCGCCAACTTAAATATCCGATGACCGGAGGCATCAATAATGCCCAAGTAAATCAAGGTGATTTAAATTTTGATGGCATTTTAGATCTTTTGGTTTTTGACAAAAATGGAAATGTATTAATGCCATTCATTTTTAATGGAAAAACGGGAAAATATAATTTCCAACCCGAAATGGGAAGGCAATTTCCTAGAGTACTTGATTGGGTGATCCTAAAAGATTACAACAAGGATGGTATCATCGACATGTTTTCAAGTTCATTTAATACACAAGGACCGGCAGGCATTGAAGTTTATAAAGGCACTAATGTAAATGGTTTCTTGCAATTTCAAATAGCAAGTATTGGCAAGGAAAAATACAATATCTTATACTGGCCTACAGGTGGAAATCAGTATACTCAAATACCTGTAGATTATATTGATTATCCATCCATTGATGATATCGACCAGGATGGTGATCTGGACATCCTTACTTTTACAAGTGGTGGAAGTTACGTTCAATGGTTTAAAAATATTTCAAAGGAAAGAGGCTGGTCATTAGATTCACTTCAATTTATTTTACAAGATGAATGTTATGGCCGCTTTGTTGAGAATGGATTGTCGTCTGAAATCAAATTAAGTCCTACTTCAGATTCTTGTGCCAGTTACTTTACAATACCAAACAATCAAATCCGACATAGTGGATCGACTATTTTAAGTTGTGATTTAAATGGTGACCCGTTGCGAGATTTATTGATTGGCGACGTGTCCAATAATGCGATGATCGGACTTTTCAATGGAGGTTCATCTACAACAGCCTGGATGAACAAAGAGGATAACACATGGCCTTCCAATAGCACACCCATTAATATGAATAAATTTAATTCAGCTTTCGAAGTTGATTTTAATTTAGATGGCCATTTGGATATACTTGTCGCCCCTAACCAAAGATATCAATCAGAGAATATTAATAATCTTTGGTATTATCAAAACAAACCTATCAATACCAAACCAAACTTCACTTTAACTCAAAAGAATTTACTCATTGAGGATATGTTGGATTTTGGATCTGCTGCTCATCCATGTTTTGTAGATTACAATCAAGATGGTTTGACTGATTTATTAATCGGAACCGAAGGATTTTATTCACTCAACAATAGCAGAGATCCAAGACTTGTGTTATTCAAAAACATTGGTTCAATTAAATCACCACAATATGAATTGGTGGATAGCAATTATATAAATTTCAAACAGTTCGGAGAAGGCATTAACGGAACTTCAAATTTTACTCCAAGTTTTGGGGATTTAGATGGAGATGGCGATCTGGATATGCTCACAGGTGAATCGCAGGGTGGATTTTTCTATTCTGAAAACATCGCGGGACCAGGAAAAGAATTTGTATTTAAACAAGCCATTTACGATTATTTTCAATTGTCTGCACGCTCTTATAGTGTTCCCTATTTAGTAGATCTGAATCGGGATGGATTAACGGACATTGTAGCAGGATCTTTGTTGAGTAACAATGATATCAACCGGGTACCATGTGGAAGTTTTTATTACTTTCAAAATCAAGGAACTAAAAACTCACCATTATTTGATCCGGATTATTATAACAGTCCAAACACCAATTGCCTGGGAAATATTATTTTACAAGGAGTTGGATCCAAGGTTTATTCCGCCCCAATGTTTTACGATGCTAATGGAAAGTACCTAATGTTCTCAGGTGGCTTATTAGGTGAGACTTCTGTATTTAGTCACATTGAAGGAAATTTATATAATAAGTTTACAATAGAATATTTAAATTATGGTCAATTACGTGAAGGTGAAAACACTCATTTGAGCGTTGCAGATATAGATGATGATGGTGTTTTGGACATGGTTGTGGGCAATCAGCGTGGTGGCTTTTCTATATTCTCTACTACTTATAAAACGGATGGCACCATAGTTAGTTCTAACGATGTTCATAACAATGAATTTAAAATATACCCTAATCCTGCTCAACATACGATAACATTTGAATGTGATCAAAATACTACTAGCGGAATATTAAAGATTATAGACTTAAATGGCGCAGTGATATCCTCCATTGCTATCAATGACTTAAATAAAAAAACGCTAGATGTAAGCAATTTTAAAAGTGGGTGTTATGTGATAAAATTTCAAAGTGGAACGCAATTTTTAGTTTCTAAATTTATTAAAATTTAG
- a CDS encoding M42 family metallopeptidase: MSIINKKSEEFLFEYLNNASPTGHEASGQKIWLDYIKDYVDEWHLDYYGTLYSVVNPGKDFKVIIEGHSDEISWMVNYITDDGYIYVIRNGGSDQSIAPSKRVNIHTEKGFVKGIFGWPAIHMRKGIDTNMTATIENIFIDVGAKDKEEVEKMGIHVGQVITYEDTLMKLNDTFYVGRALDNRMGGFCIAEVARLLKKNKVKLPFSLYIVNSVQEEIGLRGAEMIAETIKPNIAIVTDVTHDTHTPMVKTKEQGSIKCGSGPVICYAPAVHNTLQKLVVKTAAEKEIPIQRSAASRSTGTDTDAFAYSNGGVPSVLISLPLRYMHTTVESAHKADIEHVIKLIYEVLLAIDPKKSLKYF, translated from the coding sequence ATGTCAATTATTAATAAAAAGTCAGAAGAGTTTCTCTTTGAATATTTAAATAATGCTTCTCCAACTGGTCATGAGGCTTCAGGTCAAAAAATTTGGCTGGATTACATCAAAGATTATGTTGATGAATGGCATTTAGATTACTACGGTACGTTATATTCTGTCGTAAATCCTGGGAAGGATTTCAAAGTCATCATAGAAGGCCATTCAGATGAAATTTCATGGATGGTAAATTACATCACAGATGACGGATATATTTATGTTATCAGAAATGGCGGATCGGATCAGTCTATCGCACCTTCAAAAAGAGTCAATATACATACCGAAAAAGGTTTTGTGAAAGGGATATTTGGTTGGCCAGCCATTCATATGCGTAAAGGCATTGATACCAACATGACAGCTACGATTGAAAATATTTTTATTGATGTAGGTGCGAAGGACAAAGAAGAAGTAGAAAAAATGGGGATCCATGTCGGTCAAGTAATCACCTATGAAGATACTTTAATGAAATTAAACGATACCTTTTATGTTGGTCGGGCTTTGGACAATAGAATGGGTGGTTTTTGTATTGCAGAAGTAGCCAGACTCTTAAAGAAAAACAAAGTCAAGCTTCCATTTTCTTTATATATAGTCAATTCTGTACAGGAAGAAATTGGACTCAGAGGTGCAGAGATGATTGCTGAGACCATCAAGCCCAATATAGCCATTGTAACCGATGTTACCCATGATACCCACACACCCATGGTGAAAACCAAAGAGCAGGGTAGTATTAAATGTGGTAGTGGTCCGGTGATTTGTTATGCCCCTGCAGTACATAATACCTTACAAAAACTAGTTGTTAAAACTGCTGCAGAAAAAGAAATTCCAATCCAAAGATCAGCAGCTTCAAGAAGCACAGGTACAGACACTGATGCATTTGCATATTCGAATGGTGGTGTGCCTTCGGTTTTGATTTCACTTCCATTGAGATATATGCATACGACTGTAGAATCAGCTCATAAGGCAGATATCGAGCATGTGATAAAGCTCATCTATGAGGTGCTCTTGGCCATTGATCCAAAGAAAAGTTTGAAATACTTTTAG
- the dapF gene encoding diaminopimelate epimerase produces the protein MKPKVIPFEKFEGAGNDFIIFDFFEFEFIDLNEQAVLERMCDRHFGIGADGIIAVCQDPKFDFRMKYLNSDGRFSTFCGNGSRCAVLYVCTKLNKTKLHFIAADGEHTGELKGNEVRIKMSDIDQLTSTPFGPFVQSGSPHIMVEVNDPFHYNIYEEGKKIRNAFSPEGSNVNFIEWKDDQLWIATYERGVENETLACGTGITAAAYYQAIQLKLQGYVSIPVISKGGQLKVELNLQGQKATDIYLTGPAHEVFSGFYKI, from the coding sequence ATGAAACCAAAGGTCATCCCGTTTGAAAAATTTGAAGGTGCTGGAAATGATTTTATCATTTTTGATTTTTTTGAATTTGAATTTATTGATCTTAATGAACAAGCAGTATTAGAACGTATGTGTGATCGACATTTTGGTATTGGTGCGGATGGCATCATTGCTGTTTGTCAAGATCCGAAATTTGATTTCAGAATGAAATACTTAAATTCAGACGGCCGATTTTCGACTTTTTGTGGAAATGGGAGTCGTTGTGCAGTATTATATGTATGCACCAAACTAAACAAAACTAAACTTCATTTTATTGCTGCTGATGGCGAGCATACAGGTGAACTCAAAGGCAATGAAGTAAGAATAAAAATGTCAGATATAGATCAATTGACATCAACACCATTCGGACCATTTGTCCAAAGTGGTTCCCCTCATATCATGGTTGAAGTCAATGATCCTTTCCATTACAACATCTACGAAGAGGGAAAAAAAATAAGAAATGCATTCTCTCCTGAAGGTTCCAATGTGAATTTTATAGAATGGAAGGACGATCAACTTTGGATTGCCACCTATGAACGCGGCGTCGAAAATGAAACTCTGGCTTGCGGGACCGGAATTACCGCGGCAGCCTACTATCAGGCCATACAATTGAAACTGCAAGGTTATGTTTCTATTCCTGTTATTTCAAAAGGAGGACAGTTAAAAGTTGAGTTAAATCTACAGGGTCAAAAAGCAACAGATATTTATCTTACGGGACCAGCTCATGAGGTATTTTCAGGGTTTTATAAAATATAA
- a CDS encoding 5-(carboxyamino)imidazole ribonucleotide synthase: MSFKPSDLRIGVLGGGQLGKMLAQEASKLDIELTFLDKSKDFPAGKVSPLFVEGDFNDYDTVMRFGKNYDIITIELEHVNLQALFDLERSGKKVFPQPHILQMIQDKGLQKQYFLEHGYPTAPFLLIHDAQEIQLKMDEGSINYPFVQKTRTGGYDGKGVSIIKNKSNLDLLLPGPSVIEQLADIQTEISIIAIRNSQGDCKTYPGVSMDFHPTANLVEFLNCPAGLSAELESQAESLAFRLANELGIVGLLAVEMFVNKDGTIWINEMAPRPHNSGHHTLDNGATSQFANHIRAISGLPLGCTYGDRAAIMINLIGEKDYSGPVRYQGMESCLELDGVHIHLYGKLETKPFRKMGHITVTGIDLDECRRKANFVSNTIKVIS; the protein is encoded by the coding sequence ATGTCTTTTAAGCCTTCTGACTTACGAATTGGTGTTTTGGGTGGTGGCCAACTTGGCAAAATGTTGGCACAGGAAGCCTCCAAATTAGACATTGAATTAACATTTCTTGACAAAAGTAAGGATTTTCCAGCAGGAAAAGTTTCACCTTTATTTGTCGAAGGTGATTTTAACGATTACGATACGGTAATGCGATTCGGGAAAAACTATGACATCATTACCATTGAATTAGAACATGTTAATCTTCAGGCACTTTTTGATTTAGAACGGTCTGGAAAAAAGGTATTTCCGCAGCCACATATTTTGCAAATGATTCAAGATAAAGGCTTGCAAAAGCAATACTTTTTAGAACATGGATATCCTACTGCACCTTTTTTGTTAATCCATGACGCTCAGGAGATCCAGCTTAAAATGGATGAGGGTTCGATCAATTATCCTTTTGTTCAAAAAACTCGAACAGGAGGTTATGATGGTAAAGGGGTTTCTATTATTAAAAACAAATCCAATTTAGATCTTTTGCTTCCAGGACCTTCTGTGATTGAACAACTTGCTGATATACAGACTGAGATCAGCATTATAGCTATCCGGAATAGTCAAGGAGATTGTAAAACTTATCCTGGGGTTTCCATGGATTTTCACCCAACAGCCAATTTAGTTGAATTTCTTAATTGTCCCGCTGGATTAAGCGCTGAATTGGAGTCACAAGCTGAATCCCTCGCATTTCGGTTAGCCAATGAATTAGGAATAGTTGGTTTATTGGCAGTGGAAATGTTTGTGAATAAAGATGGAACCATCTGGATTAATGAAATGGCTCCAAGACCACATAATAGTGGACATCACACTTTGGATAATGGTGCAACAAGTCAATTTGCAAATCACATCAGAGCTATTTCCGGATTGCCTTTAGGCTGCACTTATGGGGATCGGGCAGCAATAATGATCAACCTTATTGGTGAAAAGGACTATAGTGGCCCGGTAAGGTATCAAGGTATGGAATCTTGTTTAGAATTAGATGGAGTACATATACACTTGTATGGCAAATTAGAAACCAAGCCATTTCGAAAAATGGGACATATAACTGTAACTGGCATAGATTTGGATGAATGTAGACGAAAGGCAAATTTTGTATCAAATACAATAAAAGTAATTTCATGA
- a CDS encoding nucleoside-diphosphate kinase, with amino-acid sequence MTNNRTFTMIKPDGVEAGHIGAILDKICAAGFKIVAMKYTKLSIEKAKEFYAVHSERPFYGELVEFMSRGPIVAAILEKENAVESFRTLIGATNPAQAAPGTIRALYAKSIGENAIHGSDSNENAAIEGAFHFAGTEIF; translated from the coding sequence ATGACCAATAATAGAACATTTACAATGATCAAGCCTGATGGTGTTGAAGCCGGACACATAGGTGCAATTTTAGATAAGATCTGTGCAGCAGGATTTAAAATTGTTGCCATGAAATATACCAAATTATCTATTGAAAAGGCCAAAGAATTCTATGCCGTGCATAGCGAGCGTCCCTTTTATGGCGAATTGGTTGAATTTATGTCCCGAGGTCCAATAGTAGCTGCAATCCTAGAGAAAGAAAATGCCGTAGAAAGCTTCAGAACCTTAATTGGTGCGACCAACCCGGCCCAAGCTGCTCCTGGAACAATCAGAGCGCTTTATGCTAAAAGTATAGGAGAGAACGCCATCCACGGATCTGATTCTAATGAAAATGCAGCCATTGAGGGTGCGTTTCATTTTGCTGGTACGGAGATATTTTAG